The following proteins are co-located in the Nitrospira sp. genome:
- a CDS encoding YkgJ family cysteine cluster protein yields MSNPSLVEHFEISLRTPSGDVSTAVGVPTSFVPITAILPLMRSLGEEVQALEHTQVRQTGHTISCHKGCAACCRMLVPISAPEAFALAQSMERLEQAERNRLLAKLDLAQQQLARAGVLNQLSALAESSDPLSDDKIEPVNRAYYALRMPCPFLDNEVCSIYEDRPAACRELAVTSPSNDCQDMTSRSIRPVPVAVRISTTLSLLWAELTGTAPRLIPLPLAVDWAKRHQAEQESRWAGTELFEKAIEKIGRYLSQESARRNSAT; encoded by the coding sequence GTGAGCAATCCATCTCTGGTTGAACATTTCGAAATTTCCCTGCGCACGCCCAGTGGGGATGTGTCTACCGCCGTGGGGGTCCCGACAAGCTTCGTGCCAATCACCGCAATTCTCCCCCTCATGCGGAGTCTCGGCGAGGAAGTACAGGCACTGGAACACACGCAAGTTCGACAAACCGGCCACACGATCTCCTGCCACAAGGGCTGCGCGGCCTGTTGCCGCATGTTGGTTCCCATCTCGGCGCCTGAAGCCTTCGCCCTCGCACAGAGTATGGAGCGTCTGGAACAAGCGGAACGAAACCGTCTCCTCGCCAAACTCGATCTCGCCCAGCAGCAGTTGGCACGAGCCGGGGTGCTGAACCAGCTCTCTGCCCTGGCGGAATCGTCTGACCCGCTGAGCGACGATAAGATTGAGCCGGTGAATCGGGCCTACTATGCCCTGCGTATGCCATGCCCCTTTCTCGATAATGAAGTCTGCAGCATTTATGAAGATCGCCCGGCAGCCTGCCGCGAACTGGCGGTGACGTCACCGTCGAACGACTGTCAGGATATGACCAGCCGGTCGATCAGACCGGTTCCCGTCGCCGTGCGCATCAGCACCACGTTGAGCCTGCTCTGGGCGGAGCTTACCGGAACGGCCCCGCGATTGATCCCGCTTCCCCTCGCCGTCGATTGGGCGAAGCGTCATCAAGCCGAGCAGGAGAGCCGATGGGCCGGCACAGAATTGTTCGAGAAGGCCATCGAGAAGATTGGACGCTACCTCAGTCAAGAAAGCGCCCGACGCAACAGTGCCACATAG
- a CDS encoding YdcF family protein: MDLTPLWYGVYKASKYFLYPTTWMAGSGLFTLLWACLPVTPRRTTWVRRWAFCTLLIVFLTSTPILATTYIGALETWFPPFVPASGSTFDAIVVLAGSVHQKGSLRPSDEASDSSRQRTACGAELWRQGLAPKLLLTGGDATVYRTGPPVSHAMKRWALRLGVSESVILLEEQSRTTYENARYTKDLLGPSRILLVTDAYHMPRAAGLFEKQGFAITAVPCGYESTHRPQDAWSQATVYDFIPTVNAMLMTTQAIDEAVGILVYWIAGKW, from the coding sequence ATGGATCTCACGCCCCTCTGGTACGGCGTCTATAAAGCATCGAAATATTTCCTCTATCCCACCACCTGGATGGCCGGAAGCGGACTCTTCACCCTACTCTGGGCCTGTCTACCTGTCACCCCTCGGCGGACAACCTGGGTGAGGCGCTGGGCGTTCTGCACCCTCCTCATTGTGTTCCTCACCTCAACCCCTATCCTCGCCACGACCTACATCGGGGCGCTTGAGACCTGGTTCCCCCCATTTGTACCGGCATCCGGATCGACATTTGACGCGATCGTCGTCCTGGCTGGCAGCGTTCATCAGAAAGGGTCACTGCGGCCGTCCGACGAAGCCTCTGATTCATCACGCCAACGGACCGCTTGCGGGGCCGAATTGTGGCGTCAGGGCCTGGCTCCGAAACTACTCCTCACGGGAGGTGATGCCACCGTCTATCGAACCGGCCCTCCCGTCTCTCACGCAATGAAACGATGGGCCTTGCGCCTCGGTGTCTCCGAATCGGTCATCCTGCTCGAAGAGCAATCGCGAACGACGTACGAAAATGCGCGCTACACCAAAGACCTACTGGGCCCCTCGCGTATTCTGCTGGTCACCGACGCCTATCACATGCCTCGCGCCGCAGGCCTATTCGAAAAACAAGGCTTTGCCATAACGGCCGTCCCCTGTGGCTACGAATCCACCCACCGCCCCCAAGACGCCTGGTCACAGGCGACGGTCTACGATTTCATTCCCACCGTCAACGCCATGCTCATGACGACCCAGGCCATTGACGAGGCCGTCGGAATTCTCGTCTATTGGATAGCCGGAAAGTGGTGA
- a CDS encoding EVE domain-containing protein — protein sequence MAEGSQYWLMKSEPDVFSIDDLARSPNRTTSWDGVRNYQARNFMRVMKVGDQVLFYHSNANPPSVAGIAEVVKTAYPDPTQFDPQDAHYDPASKPEQPRWDLVDVRFVRKFAVPLSLDLLRAQPGLKKMELLRKGSRLSVQPVRGTEWIQVLRLGRGRNEG from the coding sequence ATGGCCGAGGGATCACAGTATTGGTTGATGAAGTCGGAGCCTGACGTGTTTTCGATCGACGATCTCGCCCGGTCGCCTAACCGTACAACCTCGTGGGATGGGGTGCGGAACTACCAAGCGCGTAATTTTATGCGGGTGATGAAGGTGGGAGACCAGGTGCTGTTTTATCATAGCAATGCCAACCCTCCTTCCGTAGCCGGGATTGCCGAAGTGGTCAAGACCGCTTATCCAGATCCGACCCAGTTCGATCCCCAGGATGCGCACTATGATCCAGCCAGCAAGCCGGAACAGCCGCGCTGGGACCTGGTGGATGTCCGGTTTGTGCGCAAGTTTGCGGTGCCGCTGTCGCTGGATCTGCTGAGAGCTCAGCCGGGCCTCAAGAAGATGGAGTTGCTGAGGAAAGGCTCACGATTGTCGGTTCAACCGGTACGGGGGACCGAGTGGATCCAGGTGCTTCGCCTGGGACGTGGTCGTAACGAGGGGTAG
- a CDS encoding ImmA/IrrE family metallo-endopeptidase produces MRIPNKVVLPFGYHIMIRQVTDSEMDRQDANADGIWDNEAKVIYIRKRLPVTRRRYILAHELGHAWLDWQHRYLDDGKARS; encoded by the coding sequence GTGCGAATACCAAATAAAGTCGTCCTTCCGTTCGGCTATCACATCATGATCCGTCAGGTGACTGACTCCGAGATGGACCGGCAGGATGCGAACGCGGACGGAATCTGGGATAACGAAGCCAAGGTCATCTACATCCGCAAGCGGCTTCCCGTGACGCGCCGGCGCTACATTCTTGCCCATGAGCTCGGACATGCCTGGCTGGATTGGCAACACCGCTACCTGGACGACGGAAAAGCCCGTAGCTAG
- a CDS encoding saccharopine dehydrogenase NADP-binding domain-containing protein, whose product MPQVLVLGAGKIGSLVAALLAAKGQYQVHLADLTLDAPKRLIDELALSTVTPCALDVRRPDVLEDYVTSHQFDAVLSGLPYFHNPAVAELARAHHLHYFDLTEDVAVTARVKTISEGADRAFIPQCGLAPGFISIVTNDLIGRFDSIDHVKMRVGALPVHPSNALKYSLTWSTDGLLNEYGNACVGIEGGQDVRLQPLEGYETIELDGLLYEAFNTSGGLGTLADTYRGRVRTMNYKTLRYPGHCEKIQFLMNDLKLNEDRDTLKRILQRAIPQTHQDVVLMYASVTGTRQGELFEETYVKKIYPRVILGRLWSAIQVTTASSLCCVVDLVMARPSAYRGFVRQEDFLLQDVLDNRFGDCFRT is encoded by the coding sequence ATGCCTCAGGTACTGGTGCTCGGGGCGGGGAAGATCGGCTCGTTGGTGGCGGCGCTGCTGGCGGCGAAGGGGCAGTATCAGGTTCACCTGGCCGATCTCACCCTTGACGCGCCCAAACGACTGATCGATGAGTTGGCGCTGTCCACGGTGACGCCGTGCGCCTTGGACGTGCGCCGCCCAGATGTGCTCGAAGACTATGTCACCTCCCATCAGTTTGATGCCGTCCTTTCCGGGCTTCCCTATTTTCACAATCCAGCCGTCGCTGAACTCGCCAGGGCTCATCACCTGCATTATTTTGACCTGACTGAAGACGTGGCTGTGACTGCGCGGGTGAAGACCATCAGCGAAGGGGCTGACCGGGCCTTCATTCCGCAATGCGGGTTGGCCCCCGGGTTTATCAGTATCGTGACCAACGATCTGATCGGCCGCTTTGATTCCATCGACCATGTGAAGATGCGGGTCGGCGCGCTGCCGGTTCACCCGAGCAACGCGTTGAAATACTCCCTGACCTGGTCCACCGATGGGCTGCTGAATGAATACGGAAATGCCTGTGTCGGTATCGAAGGCGGGCAGGACGTCCGCCTGCAACCTCTGGAAGGCTACGAGACGATTGAGTTGGATGGCCTCTTGTACGAGGCGTTCAACACGTCCGGCGGGTTGGGGACATTGGCGGATACCTATCGGGGGCGGGTCCGGACCATGAACTACAAGACGCTGCGCTACCCCGGCCACTGCGAAAAAATTCAATTCCTCATGAACGATCTGAAATTGAATGAAGATCGGGACACGCTCAAACGCATCCTGCAACGAGCCATCCCTCAGACCCATCAGGATGTCGTCTTGATGTATGCCTCTGTAACCGGGACGAGGCAGGGCGAATTGTTTGAGGAAACCTACGTCAAAAAGATCTATCCGAGGGTCATCTTGGGACGGCTGTGGTCCGCCATTCAAGTGACCACGGCTTCGTCGTTGTGCTGCGTGGTTGATCTTGTCATGGCCAGACCTTCGGCCTATCGTGGCTTTGTGAGGCAGGAGGATTTCCTTCTGCAGGATGTGTTGGACAATCGTTTCGGAGACTGCTTTCGCACCTAG
- a CDS encoding aldehyde dehydrogenase family protein, giving the protein MTTAELFSALSLSQEQPGGCLSSAAWCGTPAAGIVESRNPSTGVLLGRVYGCSDADYVRLVDGVSQRQRSWRQVPAPKRGEVIRLIGEALREHKDALGTLVSLEVGKIKSEGDGEVQEMIDMADFAVGLSRMLYGQTMHSERPRHRMYEQWHPLGVVGVITAFNFPVAVWAWNAFIAAVAGNTVLWKPSPKAPLCALAVQHLCNRVLDDAGYPGLLALLTTDRVDLADRMVRDERLPLISFTGSVPVGRHVAEVVGYRLGRSLLELSGNNAVIVDETADLELAVRAIVFGAVGTAGQRCTSIRRVIVQESQYERLVSQLCATYARVTIGDPLDPDVMMGPLIDAHAVAGYQAALDAVMKAGGEILYGGHVLPRPGYFVEPTIVRAKNEWDIVQQETFAPILYVMTYRTLEEAIHMQNAVPQGLSSALFTQQLRHSETFLSAMGSDCGIANINIGTSGAEIGGAFGGEKTTGGGREAGSDAWKAYMRRQTTTINWGTELPLAQGIKFGRAEGGHDGARH; this is encoded by the coding sequence ATGACAACGGCGGAATTGTTCAGTGCACTGAGCTTGTCGCAGGAACAGCCGGGCGGCTGCCTCTCCTCCGCGGCCTGGTGCGGCACACCGGCAGCAGGAATCGTGGAGTCGCGAAATCCCTCGACTGGCGTGCTGTTGGGCCGTGTCTACGGTTGTTCCGACGCAGACTACGTCAGGCTCGTCGACGGTGTGTCTCAACGGCAGCGCTCGTGGCGGCAGGTGCCGGCTCCGAAACGAGGCGAGGTGATTCGTCTGATCGGGGAGGCGCTAAGGGAGCACAAAGACGCGCTGGGTACGCTTGTGTCATTGGAGGTGGGCAAGATCAAATCCGAGGGTGACGGTGAAGTCCAGGAAATGATCGACATGGCGGACTTTGCCGTCGGGCTCTCCCGCATGTTGTACGGGCAGACCATGCATTCGGAACGTCCCCGACACCGGATGTATGAGCAATGGCATCCATTGGGCGTGGTGGGGGTGATCACGGCGTTCAATTTCCCTGTCGCGGTCTGGGCCTGGAATGCCTTCATTGCCGCCGTCGCCGGCAACACCGTGTTGTGGAAGCCTTCGCCGAAGGCGCCGCTCTGTGCGCTGGCCGTCCAACATCTGTGCAATCGGGTGCTGGATGACGCGGGGTATCCCGGGCTGCTGGCGCTGCTCACGACGGATCGTGTCGACCTTGCCGATCGAATGGTTCGGGACGAGCGACTTCCCCTCATCTCCTTTACCGGATCAGTGCCGGTGGGGCGGCATGTGGCAGAGGTGGTCGGGTATCGCTTGGGCCGCAGCTTGTTGGAATTGAGCGGTAATAATGCGGTGATTGTGGATGAGACGGCTGATCTGGAACTGGCCGTCCGCGCGATTGTGTTCGGGGCAGTCGGTACAGCGGGACAGCGTTGCACCAGTATCAGGCGAGTGATCGTGCAGGAGTCTCAATATGAGAGGTTGGTCTCTCAACTTTGTGCCACCTATGCCCGGGTGACGATCGGTGATCCCCTGGACCCAGATGTCATGATGGGACCGCTGATCGATGCTCACGCGGTCGCGGGGTATCAAGCGGCGCTCGATGCGGTCATGAAGGCCGGCGGGGAGATTCTTTACGGCGGGCATGTGTTGCCACGCCCCGGATATTTTGTCGAGCCGACGATCGTGCGCGCCAAAAACGAGTGGGACATTGTTCAGCAAGAAACGTTTGCGCCGATTCTCTATGTGATGACCTATCGAACGTTGGAGGAAGCCATCCACATGCAGAATGCAGTGCCGCAGGGATTGTCGTCCGCCCTGTTTACCCAGCAGCTTCGCCATAGTGAGACCTTCTTGTCGGCGATGGGAAGTGACTGCGGCATTGCGAACATTAATATCGGCACCTCCGGAGCGGAAATCGGTGGGGCGTTCGGTGGGGAGAAGACCACTGGTGGGGGGCGTGAAGCGGGGTCTGATGCGTGGAAAGCCTACATGCGGCGCCAGACGACCACGATCAATTGGGGCACGGAATTGCCGTTGGCGCAGGGGATCAAGTTTGGGCGAGCGGAAGGGGGGCATGATGGGGCACGCCACTGA
- a CDS encoding VOC family protein: MGHATELDAVLARMTADFLAHNGAAELLRRALDDIGVGFVPVMDHVTIRTTDIDRRAEEFIGLGYGYDETIRYEDWYAKVYRKPGYPALFVDQAYPDERGSTSIIPRWVQKFGDRVWHHVAVRVEDIEQAICQLKARGVVFAGEIVGARGGPLRQIFTAPEMVDGQPFSVLELAERHQGYQGFLPPQADSLMRSTVR; encoded by the coding sequence ATGGGGCACGCCACTGAACTCGATGCGGTCCTGGCTCGAATGACGGCAGACTTTCTGGCACACAACGGCGCAGCAGAGCTGCTTCGCCGGGCGCTGGATGACATCGGAGTCGGGTTTGTGCCGGTCATGGATCATGTGACCATCAGAACAACAGATATTGATCGGCGCGCGGAAGAGTTTATCGGATTGGGGTATGGGTACGATGAAACCATTCGCTACGAAGATTGGTATGCCAAGGTCTACAGGAAGCCCGGATATCCGGCGCTCTTTGTCGATCAGGCCTATCCGGACGAGCGCGGGAGCACCAGTATTATTCCGCGGTGGGTCCAAAAATTCGGCGATCGAGTCTGGCATCATGTGGCGGTGCGGGTAGAGGACATCGAACAGGCCATTTGCCAGTTGAAAGCGCGGGGTGTCGTCTTTGCCGGGGAGATTGTCGGAGCGCGCGGCGGCCCACTGAGACAGATTTTTACGGCCCCGGAGATGGTCGACGGTCAACCCTTCTCAGTGCTGGAATTGGCTGAACGGCATCAGGGGTATCAAGGGTTCCTTCCTCCGCAAGCCGACAGTTTGATGCGGTCCACCGTACGCTGA
- a CDS encoding c-type cytochrome, translated as MRTTEEVLDMVRFAVLLRAITILVVFSAFGTRDGLVGASPSGHAPHGTVTIDGVTVPDIGPLPTVVPVPSSNLNYAAKIELGKQLYFDGRLSKNNAISCAFCHNPGTGFADSRQTSIGVGGGVGGRQSPTVYNTGFNHVQFWDGRARSLEEQAIGPIHNPVEMAETHEHVVAKLGKIKGYQQQFRTVFGTDVNLQGIAEAIAAYERTVLSTNSAFDKYAMGDRKAMDEAAVRGLALFREKARCILCHNGANLTDNQFHNLGVPQVGPMKEDLGRYNVTRAEKDKGAFKTPTLRSITETSPYMHDGAFKTLEEVVEFMDQGGGSNPNLSPLMKPLHLTAEEKADLVTFLKALTGEPLKFVMPQLPK; from the coding sequence CTGCGAACTACAGAGGAGGTCCTCGATATGGTGCGATTTGCCGTGCTGCTTCGCGCAATCACGATACTGGTGGTGTTCAGTGCGTTCGGAACTCGTGATGGCCTCGTTGGGGCGTCACCCTCCGGGCATGCCCCTCACGGGACGGTGACAATTGATGGCGTGACGGTCCCCGATATTGGTCCGTTGCCTACCGTTGTTCCTGTACCGTCCTCCAATCTGAATTATGCCGCGAAGATCGAACTTGGAAAACAATTGTATTTCGATGGGCGACTTTCCAAGAATAACGCCATTTCCTGTGCCTTCTGCCACAATCCGGGAACGGGATTTGCGGATTCCCGCCAGACATCCATCGGGGTCGGTGGCGGAGTGGGCGGACGCCAATCGCCGACGGTGTATAACACAGGATTCAATCATGTGCAGTTTTGGGATGGACGGGCGCGGTCCTTGGAGGAACAAGCAATCGGGCCGATTCACAATCCTGTCGAGATGGCTGAAACGCATGAGCATGTGGTGGCCAAGTTGGGAAAGATCAAGGGTTACCAGCAACAATTTCGAACCGTTTTTGGAACAGATGTGAATCTGCAGGGTATTGCTGAAGCCATTGCGGCCTATGAACGCACGGTGCTGTCGACCAACTCGGCGTTCGACAAATACGCGATGGGCGATCGGAAGGCGATGGACGAGGCGGCGGTTCGCGGTCTGGCCCTATTTAGGGAAAAGGCCCGCTGCATTCTTTGCCACAACGGGGCGAACTTGACCGACAATCAGTTCCACAATCTCGGTGTGCCGCAGGTTGGGCCGATGAAAGAAGATCTTGGCCGGTACAATGTCACGCGGGCGGAAAAAGACAAGGGGGCGTTCAAGACCCCCACGCTTCGTAGTATCACCGAAACCTCCCCCTACATGCATGACGGCGCGTTTAAGACGTTGGAGGAGGTGGTTGAGTTTATGGATCAAGGAGGCGGAAGCAATCCCAATCTGAGCCCGCTGATGAAGCCGTTACACCTGACCGCCGAAGAAAAGGCTGATCTTGTGACATTCTTGAAAGCGCTGACGGGGGAGCCGCTCAAATTTGTCATGCCGCAGTTGCCTAAATAA
- a CDS encoding DUF1264 domain-containing protein: protein MFRYLCVLGASTFALAIGGPASAADMKPGPADGFDIHVMAPHKMEDGSVAGPFHHYCKAVKPEVLQCLLFESTDPNAVLTDVEYFVAKPVSRSAVSLDVWNKFYHDHEVEIATGRVQVLDMPDAQAKEVAAAAAKTDGIIFHLWPKGAKAPDGSVGYPTSVGHKPRTE from the coding sequence ATGTTTCGATATCTTTGCGTGCTTGGTGCGAGCACGTTTGCGCTCGCCATTGGTGGGCCGGCGTCCGCGGCAGATATGAAGCCGGGTCCGGCGGACGGATTTGATATTCACGTGATGGCGCCACATAAGATGGAAGACGGCTCTGTGGCCGGCCCGTTCCATCATTATTGTAAGGCCGTCAAGCCGGAAGTGTTGCAGTGCCTCTTGTTTGAATCGACGGATCCGAACGCGGTGCTGACCGATGTAGAGTACTTTGTGGCGAAACCCGTGTCTCGATCGGCGGTCTCGCTGGACGTGTGGAATAAGTTCTATCACGATCACGAGGTCGAAATTGCCACCGGCCGGGTGCAGGTGTTGGACATGCCCGATGCGCAAGCCAAGGAAGTTGCGGCCGCCGCGGCCAAGACCGACGGCATTATTTTCCATCTGTGGCCGAAAGGCGCCAAAGCGCCGGATGGATCGGTCGGGTATCCCACCTCGGTGGGACACAAGCCGAGGACGGAGTAA
- a CDS encoding DUF1264 domain-containing protein has translation MRSVIVMIGLCAATLTAAGCAETSHEMKTTSTAASAAVAKAMPTPAQGYTIHVMAPHKFEDGSVHGPYHHYCKPISPEVLQCLLFESTDSNALLTDIEYFVAKSVSRSHVPLETWNKYYHDHEVEIATGRVQILDMPEAQAKEVAAVAAKTDGIIFHLWPDGAKAPNGEVGHPQSVGHKHRTE, from the coding sequence ATGCGAAGTGTGATTGTGATGATCGGGTTGTGCGCCGCCACGTTGACGGCCGCTGGCTGTGCGGAAACGTCTCATGAGATGAAAACTACTTCCACTGCAGCATCGGCTGCGGTGGCGAAGGCTATGCCGACTCCGGCGCAAGGCTATACCATTCATGTGATGGCGCCTCATAAGTTCGAAGATGGGTCGGTCCACGGTCCGTATCATCATTACTGCAAGCCCATTTCTCCGGAGGTGTTGCAATGTCTGCTGTTCGAATCGACTGATTCGAATGCCTTGCTGACAGACATCGAGTATTTTGTCGCGAAATCTGTCTCAAGGTCCCATGTTCCGTTGGAGACATGGAATAAGTATTACCATGATCATGAAGTAGAGATTGCGACGGGCCGGGTTCAGATTCTCGATATGCCCGAGGCACAGGCGAAGGAAGTCGCGGCGGTCGCGGCCAAGACCGATGGGATCATCTTCCACCTTTGGCCGGACGGAGCGAAGGCGCCGAATGGTGAGGTGGGGCATCCGCAGTCAGTTGGCCATAAGCATCGAACCGAGTAA
- a CDS encoding cytochrome c — MRLGYMCSIAGLFVGLASVVWSADAEVLRPRVPVDQMESARAVTNPLPVTSDVLQKGKALFEGKAFCRACHGADGKGLGMDLDYSTFKGPLPRNFTDKMWQQARTDGELFWILKNGSPGTDMASFIPLVLTEEEAWQVLMYVRSFGGK; from the coding sequence ATGCGACTGGGATATATGTGCTCGATTGCTGGGCTCTTTGTGGGGCTCGCTTCGGTAGTGTGGTCAGCCGATGCGGAGGTGCTGCGCCCACGTGTACCGGTTGATCAGATGGAATCTGCTCGTGCAGTGACGAATCCGCTCCCTGTCACTTCCGACGTGCTTCAGAAGGGCAAAGCGCTATTTGAAGGGAAAGCGTTCTGTCGTGCCTGTCACGGGGCTGATGGGAAAGGGCTGGGGATGGATTTGGACTATTCCACCTTCAAGGGACCGCTGCCGAGAAATTTCACCGATAAGATGTGGCAGCAGGCGAGGACGGATGGTGAATTGTTTTGGATTTTGAAGAACGGAAGTCCAGGGACGGATATGGCGTCATTCATCCCCTTGGTTTTAACAGAGGAGGAGGCCTGGCAGGTGCTTATGTATGTTCGATCATTTGGCGGGAAATGA
- a CDS encoding PilZ domain-containing protein, whose protein sequence is MMFAGAPFIEEGFIHNLSQTGCLIECDRSVLDGSYITVRLLLPDHIPALVVDLAAIRWVRAQYFGIEFLRLPPPDRSRLERFLSAHRR, encoded by the coding sequence GTGATGTTCGCCGGCGCCCCCTTTATCGAAGAGGGCTTCATTCACAACCTTTCCCAGACAGGATGCCTGATTGAGTGTGACCGTTCGGTTCTGGATGGCAGCTACATCACTGTTCGCCTGCTTCTCCCCGACCATATCCCTGCGTTAGTCGTTGATCTTGCTGCGATTCGTTGGGTTCGCGCGCAATACTTTGGCATTGAGTTCCTTCGACTTCCCCCTCCGGATCGCAGCCGTCTGGAACGGTTCTTATCTGCCCACCGACGTTGA